From one Leifsonia soli genomic stretch:
- a CDS encoding cupin domain-containing protein yields the protein MAQEPVTRITLADHDLGATIGIGHVEVRRITIAPGVQPGAHWHNGPVFGVIEQGSVYVQIGEDAERVLGPGDTFYEPPRATITRFDATSEGVTFLGWFPLPGDERPELTMGPAEGQEGRASA from the coding sequence ATGGCACAGGAACCCGTCACCCGCATCACCCTCGCCGACCACGACCTGGGGGCGACGATCGGCATCGGCCACGTCGAGGTGCGGCGGATCACGATCGCTCCCGGGGTGCAGCCGGGCGCGCACTGGCACAACGGACCGGTGTTCGGCGTCATCGAGCAGGGCTCCGTGTATGTCCAGATCGGCGAGGACGCGGAGCGGGTGCTCGGGCCGGGCGACACCTTCTACGAGCCGCCCCGCGCGACCATCACACGGTTTGACGCGACCAGCGAAGGCGTGACGTTCTTGGGATGGTTCCCGCTGCCGGGCGACGAGCGGCCCGAACTCACGATGGGACCTGCGGAGGGGCAGGAAGGTCGAGCGAGCGCGTGA
- a CDS encoding antitoxin yields the protein MAGFDDITKKAQEFLNDPKVKDALSSEQAEDVSDKLLDGVAGAAKKVTGGKFDDKIDGARDAADKHVGNE from the coding sequence ATGGCTGGATTCGACGACATCACCAAGAAGGCGCAGGAGTTCCTGAACGACCCGAAGGTCAAGGACGCGCTCAGCTCCGAGCAGGCGGAGGACGTCAGCGACAAACTCCTCGACGGCGTCGCCGGCGCCGCGAAGAAGGTCACCGGCGGCAAGTTCGACGACAAGATCGACGGCGCGCGCGACGCCGCCGACAAGCACGTCGGCAACGAATAG
- a CDS encoding ATP-binding protein, with translation MVEPRRTNEVFVAGRYPAHTYNPRDARRQETELNRYLEDEGKALTVSGPSKSGKTVLLEHNLAAHSTIWINGTDLRSVADFWDKIIDWYGLYDIIGTQQQTGGTGSGSIRGQLGIPGVGHIGAEVGGGYTSTNTNTATRSRNAGEVAVQALRDLPVPIVIDDFHYVDAALKLDLTRIVKALIRITHVVMIAVPHEAFEAVRQEPDMNGRIWNLTILPWEQDELLEISRTGFPLLNLTDPNEVVGQKLSEVSMGAPFLMQQLCLDYCLERDIFATLPKPTELSVEDDWPAFFKRVADRIVPGVFDALSRGPRTHGQERSERHLKDRSGVTDIYGAILYSISKLGPVRTVPYLTLTHKIDELFVEAPQSQQVTSSLGHMANIARDARGAGDAALDYKNDELHILDPFLSFYLRYGSWQLPAPQGKR, from the coding sequence ATGGTCGAGCCGAGGCGTACCAATGAAGTGTTTGTTGCAGGGCGCTACCCAGCACATACATACAATCCCCGCGATGCTCGGCGACAAGAGACCGAGCTGAATCGATATCTAGAGGACGAGGGCAAGGCCCTGACAGTGTCGGGGCCTTCCAAGTCGGGCAAGACCGTGCTTCTAGAGCATAACCTTGCAGCCCATTCCACAATCTGGATCAACGGAACCGATCTTCGCTCCGTCGCGGACTTCTGGGACAAGATCATCGACTGGTATGGGCTTTATGACATCATCGGCACCCAACAGCAGACCGGGGGAACCGGGTCCGGCTCCATTAGAGGCCAGCTCGGCATTCCCGGGGTCGGACACATCGGAGCGGAAGTCGGCGGGGGGTACACGTCCACAAACACAAACACCGCTACGCGGTCAAGGAATGCCGGAGAGGTAGCAGTACAGGCGCTACGGGACTTGCCGGTACCCATTGTGATCGATGACTTCCACTACGTGGACGCAGCCTTGAAGCTCGACCTTACCCGCATCGTCAAGGCGCTCATCCGGATAACACACGTCGTCATGATCGCGGTTCCGCACGAAGCATTCGAAGCTGTTCGTCAAGAGCCGGATATGAATGGGCGGATTTGGAATCTCACGATTCTGCCGTGGGAGCAGGACGAGCTGCTGGAGATTTCTCGGACAGGTTTTCCGTTACTCAACCTGACGGATCCGAACGAAGTCGTCGGCCAGAAGCTGTCTGAAGTGAGCATGGGCGCCCCCTTTCTGATGCAGCAGCTATGTCTTGACTATTGCTTGGAACGAGACATCTTCGCTACGTTGCCGAAGCCCACCGAACTGTCTGTGGAAGACGACTGGCCCGCGTTCTTCAAGCGAGTCGCGGACAGGATCGTGCCCGGTGTTTTCGATGCGCTGTCGAGAGGTCCACGAACGCACGGTCAGGAGCGATCAGAACGGCACCTGAAAGACAGGAGTGGGGTCACCGATATCTACGGGGCAATTCTCTACTCGATTTCGAAGCTCGGTCCTGTGCGAACGGTTCCCTATCTGACTCTTACGCACAAGATCGATGAACTTTTCGTTGAGGCCCCCCAGTCTCAGCAAGTAACCAGTTCACTCGGGCACATGGCAAATATCGCTCGGGACGCTCGCGGTGCGGGCGACGCCGCGTTGGACTACAAGAACGACGAACTGCACATTTTGGATCCATTCCTCTCGTTCTATCTGAGGTACGGATCCTGGCAGCTGCCCGCCCCGCAAGGCAAGCGTTAG